From the Pseudomonas sp. SORT22 genome, one window contains:
- the gspF gene encoding type II secretion system inner membrane protein GspF, translating into MPTFRYQAVDLSGRARKASIQADSERHARQLLRGQGLFTRQLQRHDAATQQPRRQRVNRAQLCELTRQLATLTGAGIPLVDALATLERQLVEPALRNLLVAVRGSLAEGLSLARSLARQGGLFSGLYCALVEAGERSGRLAQVLERLAEHLEQVQRQQHKARTALIYPCVLMGVSLAVVVGLMTFVVPKLTEQFAHSGQSLPWITSLLIGISDLLVLLGPWLLLGTVSASLLGAWLLRRPHWRLRRDDLLLRLPRIGNLLAVLESARLSRSLAILCGSGVPLLEALQVATATVNNRHIHLALQRVSSDVQGGVSLHRALDASGHFPPLLLNMVASGEASGTLPDMLERVADNQERGFARQVDSAMALFEPLMILVMGAVVLFIVLAVLLPIMQLNQGLTL; encoded by the coding sequence ATGCCGACCTTTCGTTACCAAGCGGTCGACCTCAGCGGCCGGGCACGCAAGGCCAGCATCCAGGCCGACAGCGAGCGCCATGCCCGCCAGCTGTTGCGTGGGCAAGGGCTGTTCACCCGGCAGTTGCAACGCCACGATGCGGCCACTCAACAGCCGCGCCGCCAGCGGGTCAACCGCGCCCAGTTGTGCGAGCTGACCCGGCAACTGGCGACCCTCACCGGCGCCGGCATTCCCTTGGTGGATGCCCTGGCGACCCTGGAGCGGCAACTGGTGGAACCGGCCCTGCGCAACCTGCTGGTGGCGGTGCGCGGATCGCTCGCCGAAGGCCTGAGCCTGGCCCGCAGCCTGGCGCGCCAGGGCGGCCTGTTCTCCGGGTTGTACTGCGCACTGGTCGAGGCCGGCGAGCGTTCCGGGCGCCTGGCGCAAGTGCTGGAGCGTCTGGCCGAGCACCTCGAACAGGTTCAACGCCAGCAGCACAAGGCACGTACGGCGCTGATCTATCCCTGTGTGTTAATGGGGGTGTCGCTGGCGGTGGTGGTTGGCCTGATGACCTTCGTGGTGCCCAAGCTTACCGAGCAGTTCGCTCACTCCGGGCAGAGCCTGCCGTGGATCACTTCGCTGCTGATCGGTATCAGCGACCTGCTGGTGTTGCTCGGGCCCTGGTTGCTGCTCGGCACTGTGTCGGCCTCGCTGCTCGGCGCCTGGCTGTTGCGCCGCCCGCACTGGCGTTTGCGCCGCGACGACCTGCTGCTGCGCCTGCCGCGGATCGGCAACTTGCTGGCGGTGCTGGAGAGCGCGCGGCTGTCGCGCAGCCTGGCGATTCTATGCGGCAGCGGCGTACCGCTGCTCGAAGCCCTGCAAGTGGCCACCGCCACGGTCAACAACCGGCACATCCACCTGGCCCTGCAACGGGTCAGCAGCGATGTGCAGGGCGGGGTCAGCCTGCACCGGGCGCTGGATGCCAGTGGGCACTTCCCGCCGTTGCTGCTGAACATGGTCGCCAGTGGCGAAGCCAGCGGCACCTTGCCAGACATGCTCGAACGGGTCGCCGACAACCAGGAGCGTGGCTTCGCCCGCCAGGTCGACAGCGCCATGGCCTTGTTCGAGCCGCTGATGATCCTGGTGATGGGCGCGGTGGTGCTGTTCATCGTCCTCGCCGTGCTGTTGCCGATCATGCAGCTCAACCAGGGCCTGACACTTTGA
- the gspG gene encoding type II secretion system major pseudopilin GspG, with protein sequence MHSPRTRQRGFTLMEIMVVIFIIGLLIAVVAPSVLGSQDKAMKQKVMADLSTLEQALDMYRLDNLRFPSAEQGLAALVSKPTAEPLPRAWRADGYIRRLPQDPWGTAYQYRAPGQHGRIDIYSLGADGVEGGEGIDADLGNWNL encoded by the coding sequence ATGCACAGCCCACGCACGCGTCAACGCGGTTTTACCTTGATGGAAATCATGGTGGTGATCTTCATCATCGGCCTGTTGATCGCCGTGGTCGCTCCGAGCGTGCTCGGCAGCCAGGACAAGGCCATGAAGCAGAAGGTCATGGCCGACCTGTCGACCCTGGAGCAGGCGCTGGACATGTACCGTCTCGACAACCTGCGTTTCCCTTCGGCCGAGCAGGGCCTGGCGGCGCTGGTCAGCAAACCGACGGCAGAGCCGCTGCCGCGCGCCTGGCGCGCCGACGGTTACATCCGCCGCCTGCCGCAGGACCCCTGGGGCACTGCCTATCAGTACCGCGCCCCCGGCCAGCACGGGCGCATCGATATCTACTCGTTGGGCGCCGACGGCGTCGAGGGCGGCGAAGGTATCGATGCCGACCTGGGTAACTGGAACCTTTAA
- a CDS encoding pilus assembly protein PilZ: MIRASRLFSGALLTLAAWLAAQCVLQLSRTPLPAVADVPQATPLPGLMVGHWQAQADSGEVPLTRLPLEYLGGLRAVPLSATVVVLRYGQATRSMRRGQRLAPGIVLESIDDQGLIFDNQGRRERLPWPPRPAVTGFKRQG; encoded by the coding sequence GTGATCCGCGCCTCGCGCCTGTTCAGCGGCGCGCTGCTGACCCTGGCCGCCTGGCTTGCCGCCCAGTGTGTTTTGCAGCTCAGCCGCACGCCGCTGCCGGCGGTGGCCGATGTGCCGCAAGCAACGCCTTTACCGGGCCTGATGGTCGGCCATTGGCAGGCCCAGGCCGACAGTGGTGAGGTGCCGCTGACCCGTTTACCGCTGGAGTACCTGGGCGGCCTGCGGGCCGTGCCGCTCAGCGCCACGGTGGTGGTGCTGCGTTACGGCCAGGCCACGCGCAGTATGCGCCGTGGCCAGCGCCTGGCGCCGGGCATCGTGCTGGAGAGCATCGATGACCAGGGCCTGATTTTCGACAACCAGGGGCGGCGCGAACGCCTGCCCTGGCCGCCACGGCCTGCCGTGACCGGCTTCAAGCGCCAAGGATGA
- a CDS encoding prepilin-type N-terminal cleavage/methylation domain-containing protein encodes MRNERGFTLLEMLVVLLIAGLMSTLSIAWLDSGKAPVQQALERLAGASRQQAELALHGGEIRGLRWNGSRPEFVRRVAERWQVEPVDFADWPATLHADWPASREPRLVFTPSGVARSATLNWHWPEGTQRWQWSSAGQLHRTPL; translated from the coding sequence ATGCGCAACGAGCGTGGTTTTACCCTGCTGGAGATGCTTGTGGTGCTGCTGATCGCCGGGCTGATGAGCACCTTGAGCATTGCCTGGCTCGACAGCGGCAAGGCGCCGGTGCAGCAGGCCCTTGAGCGCCTGGCCGGAGCCAGCCGCCAGCAGGCTGAGCTGGCGCTGCACGGGGGCGAGATTCGCGGCTTGCGCTGGAATGGCAGCCGCCCCGAATTTGTCCGCCGGGTCGCCGAGCGCTGGCAGGTCGAGCCCGTCGATTTCGCTGACTGGCCGGCAACGCTGCACGCCGACTGGCCTGCCAGCCGCGAGCCACGCCTGGTGTTCACGCCCTCCGGGGTTGCCCGCAGCGCCACCTTGAACTGGCATTGGCCCGAAGGCACCCAGCGTTGGCAATGGAGCAGCGCCGGCCAGTTGCACAGGACGCCGCTGTGA
- a CDS encoding type II secretion system protein GspI produces MKRAQRGFTLLEVTVALGIAAALAIMTSQVLRQRLAVQQSVQHHRLGVFCARELQARFAVERFWPLQSSAAGQLQQGDGQCHWQLQLTSTGVRNLRRGQLHLFADRDGRDPLGQYRIFLVRP; encoded by the coding sequence GTGAAGCGCGCACAACGCGGCTTCACCCTGCTTGAGGTGACGGTGGCCCTGGGGATTGCCGCCGCCCTGGCAATCATGACCAGCCAGGTGTTGCGCCAACGTCTGGCGGTGCAGCAGAGCGTGCAGCACCACCGCCTGGGGGTGTTCTGTGCGCGCGAGCTGCAGGCGCGGTTTGCCGTCGAGCGGTTCTGGCCGCTGCAAAGCAGCGCCGCCGGGCAATTGCAGCAAGGCGATGGCCAGTGTCACTGGCAACTGCAGTTGACCTCGACCGGCGTGCGCAACCTGCGCCGAGGGCAATTGCACCTGTTTGCCGACCGAGACGGGCGCGATCCGCTCGGCCAGTACCGTATCTTTCTGGTGCGCCCATGA
- a CDS encoding lipoprotein UxpA, producing MHRREVLNWIGVGAAAPLLTACAGLGGTSAGNDAALDVLYFADTLDARQAGKPVVPATRLGPVTHLGQAPWMTGASARQARAELNPLLDASLADGVRTGGYAVLAALLEQLRQGAGTDNCLTLENGQGWNGSGLAYLTQGGSGVEGSQLLASDVRVSSDERVLWPQRCTGLYRQYGKPVLGAGLAAEQATALGAAAFTVFRRGGVRVAVVGITDPYAQDQKASLKQWYQSLLPAFEQARGQADLVIALADVGTGPGLWLAERLSDADLLLCARGQDFWPEPVTVLQASGKRVPVLFAGNRACGAFQVRCQRSAGEWQFSAHFHPAFESSLTPGAQARVAQIRGVLAQQRAGHAAWLDQPLARAPQALWRRDTRGGSWDRLLHLALAADSGYPVLLPGLRYDSPLAAGQAITREHLISLTGSYPAPVVEAPARQVEQVLENAAEQLFGDPLLLDNSQDLPRWLGQPWQLSYSPSGKRVSGFSETQGQCRTFGLQYASSSGEPLWQRVEAWLAQQPTDWQLPALQLPQLRYVQGHPGWHPRELSA from the coding sequence ATGCACAGACGGGAAGTGTTGAACTGGATCGGCGTTGGCGCTGCGGCGCCGCTGCTCACGGCCTGCGCGGGCCTGGGCGGGACGTCGGCCGGCAACGACGCGGCGCTCGATGTGCTGTATTTCGCTGACACCCTCGATGCCCGCCAGGCCGGTAAACCGGTGGTCCCGGCCACGCGCCTGGGGCCGGTCACCCACCTCGGCCAGGCGCCCTGGATGACCGGCGCCAGCGCCCGCCAGGCCCGCGCCGAACTCAACCCGCTGCTCGACGCCAGCCTCGCCGATGGCGTGCGCACCGGCGGCTACGCGGTGCTGGCGGCCTTGCTCGAGCAACTGCGCCAAGGCGCCGGGACTGACAATTGCCTGACTCTGGAAAACGGTCAGGGCTGGAATGGCAGCGGCCTGGCCTATCTGACCCAGGGGGGTAGCGGTGTTGAAGGCAGCCAGTTGCTGGCCAGTGACGTGCGGGTCAGCAGCGATGAGCGGGTGCTGTGGCCGCAGCGTTGCACCGGCCTTTATCGGCAATATGGCAAGCCCGTGCTGGGCGCTGGCCTGGCTGCGGAGCAGGCCACCGCGCTGGGTGCTGCAGCCTTTACAGTGTTTCGCCGTGGTGGTGTGCGGGTCGCCGTGGTCGGCATCACCGACCCCTATGCCCAGGACCAGAAAGCCTCGCTCAAGCAGTGGTACCAGTCGCTGCTGCCGGCCTTCGAACAAGCCCGCGGGCAGGCAGACCTGGTGATCGCCCTGGCCGATGTCGGCACCGGCCCCGGCCTGTGGCTGGCCGAACGCCTGAGCGATGCCGACTTGCTGCTGTGCGCCCGTGGCCAGGACTTCTGGCCTGAGCCGGTGACCGTGCTGCAAGCCAGCGGCAAGCGCGTGCCGGTGCTGTTCGCTGGCAATCGCGCTTGCGGCGCCTTCCAGGTGCGCTGCCAGCGAAGCGCTGGGGAATGGCAATTCAGCGCGCATTTTCATCCGGCCTTCGAAAGCAGCCTTACCCCTGGCGCCCAGGCCCGCGTCGCGCAGATCCGTGGTGTGCTGGCGCAGCAACGCGCCGGTCACGCCGCCTGGCTCGATCAACCCCTGGCGCGCGCACCGCAGGCACTGTGGCGCCGTGATACCCGCGGTGGCAGTTGGGACCGCCTGCTGCACCTGGCCCTGGCCGCCGACAGCGGCTACCCGGTGTTGCTCCCGGGCCTGCGCTACGACAGCCCCCTGGCTGCCGGCCAGGCCATCACCCGCGAACACCTGATCAGCCTGACCGGCAGCTACCCGGCGCCGGTGGTCGAGGCGCCTGCGCGGCAAGTCGAGCAGGTGCTGGAAAACGCCGCCGAGCAGTTGTTCGGTGACCCGCTATTGCTCGACAACAGCCAGGACCTGCCGCGCTGGCTGGGCCAGCCCTGGCAGTTGAGCTACAGCCCGAGCGGCAAGCGCGTCTCGGGCTTCAGCGAAACCCAGGGGCAGTGCCGCACCTTCGGCCTGCAGTACGCCTCCAGCAGTGGCGAGCCGCTGTGGCAACGGGTCGAGGCCTGGCTGGCGCAGCAGCCGACCGACTGGCAATTGCCAGCGTTGCAATTGCCGCAGCTGCGCTATGTCCAGGGCCATCCCGGTTGGCATCCCCGTGAGTTGAGCGCGTGA
- a CDS encoding ATPase, T2SS/T4P/T4SS family, which produces MLPYRLARQAGLAVAPLATGWSLWLRSDADSDQLQELLRVQGQPDEVCHLDSASFDSRLGQLYQAGEGATAALIEGIGEQVDLDGLMSEMPRIEDLLESDDEAPVIRLINGLFAQALRLQASDIHIETFEQSLVVRLRIDGHLREVLRPPRALSAMLVSRIKVMARLDIAEKRQPQDGRITLRAAGREVDVRVSTLPGIHGERVVMRVLDKQASLLALVNLGMPAAVEQGLRGCLARPNGIVLSTGPTGSGKTTTLYASLNSLNDGSRNILTVEDPVEYAIAGIGQTAINPRAGLTFATGLRAILRQDPDVIMLGEIRDRETAQIAVQASLTGHLVLSTLHTNSAVGAVTRLRDMGIEPFLIASCLRGVMAQRLVRRLCSCARPQPLQAAERQLWPELAELSETFHAVGCEQCQSSGYRGRLGLYEFIELDAGLIALLYDGASEVAMHEHQAGRRQSLAGMASECLRRGDTSLAEVLRAVQG; this is translated from the coding sequence TTGTTGCCCTATCGCCTGGCCCGCCAGGCCGGCCTTGCCGTGGCGCCTTTGGCGACGGGCTGGAGCCTGTGGCTGCGCAGCGATGCCGACAGCGACCAGTTGCAGGAACTGCTGCGCGTGCAGGGTCAGCCGGATGAAGTCTGCCACCTCGACAGCGCCAGTTTCGACAGCCGCCTGGGGCAGTTGTACCAGGCCGGTGAAGGCGCCACCGCCGCGCTGATCGAGGGCATCGGTGAACAGGTCGACCTCGACGGCCTGATGAGCGAAATGCCGCGCATCGAAGACCTGCTCGAAAGCGACGACGAAGCGCCGGTGATTCGCCTGATCAACGGCCTGTTTGCCCAGGCCTTGCGCCTGCAGGCCTCGGACATTCATATCGAGACCTTCGAGCAGAGCCTGGTGGTACGTTTGCGCATCGACGGCCACTTGCGCGAAGTGCTGCGCCCGCCGCGCGCACTGTCGGCGATGCTGGTGTCGCGGATCAAGGTCATGGCCCGCCTGGACATCGCCGAGAAACGCCAGCCTCAGGATGGGCGCATCACCCTGCGCGCAGCCGGGCGAGAGGTGGACGTGCGGGTCTCGACCCTGCCCGGTATCCACGGCGAGCGGGTGGTGATGCGTGTGCTCGACAAGCAGGCCAGCCTGCTGGCGCTGGTCAACCTCGGCATGCCGGCAGCGGTGGAGCAGGGCTTGCGTGGCTGCCTGGCGCGGCCCAACGGTATCGTCCTGAGCACCGGGCCGACCGGCTCGGGCAAGACCACCACGCTGTACGCCAGCCTCAATAGCCTCAACGATGGCAGCCGCAACATCCTCACCGTCGAAGACCCGGTCGAGTACGCCATCGCCGGCATCGGCCAGACCGCCATCAACCCCCGCGCCGGGCTGACCTTCGCCACCGGCCTGCGGGCGATCCTGCGCCAGGACCCGGACGTGATCATGCTCGGCGAAATCCGCGACCGCGAGACCGCGCAGATCGCCGTGCAAGCCAGCCTCACCGGCCACCTGGTGCTCTCGACCCTGCACACCAACAGCGCCGTGGGGGCGGTGACGCGCCTGCGTGACATGGGTATCGAGCCGTTCCTGATCGCCTCGTGCCTGCGTGGGGTCATGGCCCAGCGCCTGGTGCGGCGCCTGTGCAGCTGTGCGCGGCCGCAACCCTTGCAGGCGGCTGAGCGGCAGCTGTGGCCGGAGCTGGCGGAGCTGAGCGAGACCTTCCATGCCGTCGGTTGCGAGCAGTGCCAGAGCAGCGGCTATCGTGGCCGCCTCGGTCTGTACGAATTCATCGAGCTGGACGCCGGGCTGATCGCCCTGCTGTACGACGGCGCCAGTGAAGTGGCCATGCACGAGCATCAGGCCGGGCGCCGCCAGAGCCTTGCCGGCATGGCCAGCGAGTGCCTGCGCCGCGGCGATACCAGCCTCGCCGAAGTGCTGCGCGCGGTGCAGGGCTAA
- the gspD gene encoding type II secretion system secretin GspD, whose amino-acid sequence MIARLCLASVLSLGLNLAWAEEPVALDDNETPLYEVNFVDTELSEFIDSVSQITGTTFIVDPRVKGKVTVRTVDRHDSDAIYDIFLAQLRAQGFAAVDLPNGSVKIVPDQAARLEPVPVETAGKPAQGSDGVATRVFNVRNAASEQLLGILKPLIDPRVGVITPYPAANLLVITDWRSNLERIDSLLLQLDQVSDEPMQVMPLQHASANDTSKLISQLLAREQGADSAQVVADPRSNALLVRGSADSRERVRALLAQLDRPGDNLRSSNTQVIYLRHANASEVVKVLRSLSQDTLPAANGEGGKDDKAPMPVSSSGIRLEYEEGTNAVVMVGPDSELAAYRNIVEQLDVRRAQVVVEAIIAEVSDSRAEELGVQWLFADEKFGAGTVNFGSSGPSIAAIAGAAAGKDNAALAKLLSGTNGLTAGFGNFGGGFNFAVLVNALKSKSGFNLLSTPTLLTLDNAEASILVGQEVPFVTGSVTQDNTNPYQTIERKEVGVKLRIKPQINIDNTVRLDIVQEVSSIADNASASDVITNKREIKTKVMVEDNGLVILGGLISDEVTSSNQKVPLLGDIPWLGRLFSSSGHQGVKQNLMVFIRPRILRDGPSLASLSTEKYRNLQQDTALKLPAISDDGKLLQAFPASRQRLDEGVW is encoded by the coding sequence ATGATCGCAAGACTCTGCCTGGCCAGCGTGCTGAGCCTGGGCCTCAACCTGGCCTGGGCCGAAGAGCCGGTGGCGCTGGATGACAACGAGACGCCGTTATACGAAGTCAATTTCGTCGACACCGAGCTCAGCGAGTTCATCGACAGCGTCTCGCAAATTACCGGCACCACCTTCATCGTCGATCCACGGGTGAAAGGTAAGGTCACCGTGCGCACGGTCGATCGCCATGACAGCGACGCGATCTACGACATCTTCCTGGCCCAGTTGCGCGCCCAGGGTTTCGCCGCCGTCGACCTGCCCAACGGCAGCGTCAAGATCGTCCCCGACCAGGCCGCGCGGCTTGAGCCGGTACCGGTGGAGACGGCGGGCAAACCGGCGCAAGGCAGCGACGGGGTCGCCACCCGTGTGTTCAATGTACGCAACGCCGCCAGCGAGCAATTACTGGGCATCCTCAAGCCGCTGATCGATCCCCGGGTCGGGGTGATCACCCCGTACCCTGCGGCCAACCTGCTGGTGATCACCGACTGGCGCAGCAACCTGGAACGCATCGACAGCCTGCTGCTGCAGCTCGACCAGGTCAGTGACGAGCCGATGCAGGTGATGCCGCTGCAGCATGCCAGCGCCAACGACACCAGCAAGTTGATCAGCCAGTTGCTGGCCCGCGAGCAGGGCGCCGACAGCGCCCAGGTGGTGGCCGACCCGCGCAGCAATGCGTTGCTGGTGCGCGGCAGTGCCGACAGCCGTGAGCGGGTGCGCGCCTTGTTGGCGCAACTGGACCGCCCCGGCGATAACCTGCGCAGCTCCAACACCCAGGTGATCTACCTGCGCCACGCCAATGCCAGCGAAGTGGTCAAGGTGCTGCGCAGCCTCAGCCAGGACACCCTGCCAGCCGCCAACGGCGAGGGCGGCAAGGACGACAAGGCGCCGATGCCGGTGAGCAGCTCGGGGATTCGCCTGGAATATGAAGAAGGCACCAACGCCGTGGTCATGGTCGGCCCCGACAGCGAGCTGGCGGCGTATCGCAACATCGTCGAGCAACTGGACGTGCGCCGCGCGCAGGTGGTGGTCGAGGCGATCATTGCCGAAGTCTCGGATTCACGCGCCGAAGAGCTGGGGGTGCAGTGGCTGTTCGCCGATGAGAAGTTCGGCGCCGGTACGGTCAACTTCGGCAGCAGCGGCCCGAGCATCGCCGCCATCGCCGGGGCTGCAGCGGGCAAGGACAACGCCGCGCTGGCCAAGCTGCTGTCAGGCACCAACGGCCTGACCGCAGGCTTTGGCAACTTCGGCGGCGGTTTCAACTTCGCCGTGCTGGTCAATGCGCTGAAGAGCAAAAGCGGCTTCAACCTGTTGTCGACGCCAACCCTGCTGACCCTGGACAACGCCGAAGCGTCGATCCTGGTCGGCCAGGAAGTGCCCTTCGTCACCGGCTCCGTGACCCAGGACAACACCAACCCGTACCAGACCATCGAGCGCAAGGAAGTCGGGGTCAAGCTGCGCATCAAGCCGCAGATCAACATCGACAACACCGTGCGCCTGGACATCGTCCAGGAGGTCTCGTCGATTGCCGACAACGCTTCGGCCAGCGATGTGATCACCAACAAGCGCGAGATCAAGACCAAGGTCATGGTCGAGGATAACGGCCTGGTGATCCTCGGCGGGCTGATCAGCGACGAGGTCACCTCGAGTAATCAGAAAGTGCCGTTGCTCGGTGATATTCCCTGGCTGGGGCGGCTGTTCAGTTCCTCCGGCCACCAGGGCGTGAAGCAGAACCTGATGGTGTTCATTCGCCCACGCATCCTGCGCGACGGCCCGAGCCTGGCCAGCCTGAGCACCGAGAAATACCGCAACCTGCAGCAGGACACTGCCCTGAAGCTGCCGGCCATCAGCGATGACGGCAAGCTGTTGCAGGCCTTTCCGGCCAGCCGTCAGCGCCTCGACGAGGGTGTCTGGTGA
- a CDS encoding PhoX family phosphatase: MSRDTGDNLNRNQSGNLPMDSVLESYLSRRSVVRGGLGAAIAMIAGTGLTGCFDSSDSDDDEPVVEPPTPPKLKLGFTSIPGSRTDACVVAAGYTAYVLAPWGTPLNSSANPWKADGSNTAADQANSVGMHHDGMHFFPINGSSEDGLLAINHEYIDADALHPNGPTSDSSGKRPVEEVRKEINAHGAGVIRLKKVSGRWQVVDNDPLNRRFTTATVMNIAGPLRGSEHVKTRFSKNGTQARGTNNNCGNGYTPWGTYLTCEENWPGIFVNTSATLPADQKRIGVGTKAGNYKWESVAGDPSEVDGEFSRFNVTPSGASATEDFRNEASTYGYIVEIDPYTANTLAVKRTALGRFRHEGCCPGLPVVGKPLVWYMGDDSNNEYLYKFVSSALWEAADANPADRLATGNKYMDQGKLYVARFNADGSGVWLLLDVNTPTSSGKTLGSIYGDLPGIILNTRGAADALGATPMDRPEWTTVNPLNGDVYLTLTNNSARTAAKVDAANPRGPNRHGHIIRWHDSDDQLSFSWDIFVFGANAAGTADINRSGLTELNQFASPDGMSFDSRGILWFQTDNGEKTLTDYTNDQMLAVIPTDLVDAAGKQVPVNAKNQVDLRRFFVGPNGCEVTGIAFTPDNKSIFVNIQHPDNWPSTDVATAVTAAGTKVRPRASTVVIQRADGGEIGV; encoded by the coding sequence ATGAGTCGAGACACCGGCGACAACCTGAACCGCAACCAGAGTGGCAACCTGCCCATGGACAGCGTTCTGGAGTCTTACCTGAGCCGCCGCAGCGTGGTACGCGGTGGCCTGGGCGCCGCGATCGCGATGATTGCCGGGACTGGCCTGACGGGCTGCTTCGACAGCAGCGACTCGGATGACGATGAACCCGTAGTCGAGCCGCCAACCCCGCCGAAACTGAAGCTCGGCTTCACTTCAATCCCAGGCTCGCGCACCGACGCCTGCGTGGTCGCCGCCGGCTACACTGCTTACGTCCTGGCGCCCTGGGGCACGCCGCTGAACAGCAGCGCCAACCCGTGGAAAGCCGACGGTAGCAACACCGCCGCCGACCAGGCCAACTCGGTGGGCATGCACCATGACGGCATGCACTTCTTCCCCATCAACGGCAGCTCCGAAGACGGTCTGCTGGCGATCAACCACGAATACATCGACGCCGACGCCCTGCACCCCAACGGCCCGACCAGCGACAGCAGCGGCAAGCGCCCGGTCGAGGAAGTGCGCAAGGAAATCAACGCCCATGGCGCCGGGGTGATCCGCCTGAAGAAAGTCAGCGGCCGCTGGCAGGTGGTCGACAACGACCCGCTCAACCGCCGCTTCACCACCGCCACGGTGATGAACATCGCAGGCCCCCTGCGCGGCAGCGAGCACGTCAAGACGCGCTTCTCGAAAAACGGCACCCAGGCCCGCGGCACCAACAACAACTGCGGCAACGGCTACACCCCGTGGGGCACCTACCTGACCTGCGAAGAGAACTGGCCGGGGATTTTCGTCAACACCAGCGCCACCCTGCCGGCCGACCAGAAGCGCATTGGCGTCGGCACCAAGGCCGGTAACTACAAGTGGGAAAGCGTCGCCGGTGACCCAAGCGAAGTGGACGGTGAATTCAGCCGCTTCAACGTCACCCCGAGCGGCGCCAGCGCCACCGAGGACTTCCGCAACGAAGCCAGCACCTACGGCTACATCGTCGAGATCGATCCGTACACGGCCAATACCCTTGCGGTAAAACGCACCGCGCTCGGGCGCTTCCGCCACGAGGGCTGCTGCCCGGGGCTGCCGGTGGTGGGCAAGCCGCTGGTCTGGTACATGGGCGACGACTCCAACAACGAGTACCTGTACAAATTCGTCTCCAGCGCGCTGTGGGAAGCCGCCGATGCCAACCCGGCCGACCGCCTGGCCACCGGCAACAAGTACATGGACCAGGGCAAGCTGTACGTCGCCCGCTTCAATGCCGACGGCTCGGGCGTGTGGCTGCTGCTCGACGTCAACACCCCGACCAGCAGCGGCAAGACCCTGGGCTCGATCTACGGCGACCTGCCGGGGATCATCCTCAACACCCGCGGCGCTGCCGACGCCCTCGGCGCAACACCGATGGACCGCCCGGAATGGACCACGGTCAACCCGCTCAATGGCGACGTGTACCTGACCCTGACCAACAACAGCGCACGCACCGCGGCCAAGGTCGATGCCGCCAACCCGCGCGGGCCGAACCGCCACGGCCATATCATCCGCTGGCACGACAGCGACGATCAGTTGAGCTTCAGCTGGGATATTTTCGTGTTTGGCGCCAACGCCGCCGGCACTGCCGACATCAACCGCTCGGGCCTGACCGAACTCAACCAGTTCGCCAGCCCCGACGGCATGAGCTTCGATAGCCGCGGCATCCTCTGGTTCCAGACCGACAACGGTGAAAAAACCCTGACCGACTACACCAACGACCAGATGCTGGCGGTGATCCCCACCGACCTGGTCGATGCCGCGGGCAAGCAGGTGCCGGTCAACGCCAAGAACCAGGTCGACCTGCGCCGCTTCTTCGTCGGCCCCAACGGCTGCGAAGTCACCGGCATTGCCTTCACCCCCGACAACAAGTCGATCTTCGTCAACATCCAGCACCCGGACAACTGGCCGTCTACCGACGTCGCCACTGCCGTTACCGCGGCCGGCACCAAGGTGCGGCCACGGGCCTCGACCGTGGTGATCCAGCGTGCCGATGGCGGTGAAATCGGCGTGTAA